The following is a genomic window from Candidatus Bathyarchaeota archaeon.
AACAAATAGCGCAGTTGCGTTCATGAAAACTAGCAAGTCAAGGTCATAACGAAGAAAATCGCGAGTTTTGCGCTCTCAACCCATTGGTGCCTTCTTCCATGATTGAGTAGACTCTTTCTCGTTGTGCTCAACCTCACAGTTGTATTTGATCTGCGTACAAACACGCGTTTGATCCCATCGACTTATGTTGCCAGCAACGCAAGATGCTTCTTATAACTCCTGTTGGATTACTCTCTGAGCAATTATTGAATGTTAATTATGTGTTTGAATCGAGCAAAGAAAATGTATTTTTAATATGTATTTTCAAGTCGTAAAGGTTAATGGTTTGCCCTCTTCATTTTTTGGCTGAGGTGAAATCATTTGAACAGTGTTTTGTTTGACGCTTCTAAGGATTTAATTGACGATGCCAAAGCTGGATGTGCTGACTTGGTGTTCAAAGAAGTCTGTTTAGAGATTTTAGCACGCGCGAAAAATGTTTTGGATGATGGAGAGTTTAAGGCTTTATTGAAGTATGCATCTGAACGAATGCAAGAGAAAACTGTCATCTCAGTTGATGCAGTAAGGTAGCGTCAGCTTCAATCATCCTTTTTTGTTCTTTTCTTAGTTTGTGTAGCAGTAATACGTGCTCTTTTGGGACTCTGTGCTTTAGGTTTTCTATAGACTACCAGTGTTCTTCTCCGGCATATGCGCGCGCGCGAAATGAAACTAAAGGACCGAAGAAGAGGGGTAGATATACTAAGGAAAGTTAAACCCTTAGAGAAAAAAGCTATCATAAACATGAAGAAGGCACTTGAGGAATGGGAAACGCCATGAAAAGCTTTACGCACCCAACAATCTCCATTTTTTTCACTGAAAAGATGTAAGAAAGCGAAGGTCAGAACTTCCTAGGTATTCTTGTCAAAACTTCCTTGTTATACCCACCAAAGACATTAGTGGCAAGCTTGAGATAATCAATCGTTTCAGGGTCTACACCCATTAATTTGGCTGCAACCGCATCAGCCTCCATCGAGTTTTTACTTCCCACAAAAATGCCCGATTCCTTTATCTCGTTAATCCAGTAGCACGGTGAGAAGAGGCTGCGGTAGATTTTATTAATGTCTACAATGCTTCGGGATAGGTGGCTGTCGTTTTTGCCATGCCATTTTCCATATCGTGCAGGGTCAGGGATCAAGCCGAACAGATTTTTGGTTGAGAGCGAGATTTTTTCGCGGATTCGCCAGCTATTGTTGAGGCTGATGAGGACGCTGTCTCGAAGTTCATAGATTTTGGTGGGTACAAAACTGTACAACTCTTGGCTAACAAGTATTCCGTATTTGTTATCAACGAACTCTCTAACCTCGTTGGGATCGAGGGTTCTCGTTAACCAGATTTCTTCTGTGACGTTTATGTACTCAACATCATGCTTTGCCAAGATTTCATCGATGCCGCTGTATTTGAGAAACCACTTGTCTTGTTCTTTAATCCACTGCCACTTCGCTTTGGCGTTACTCGGAGTTATGACATCTCTTGGTTCTGGTCCAGTATTAAGTTCGTTTCTCCACGCTGAATAGCCCTCAATCACTTTGATTCTGCCTTGCAATGTAGAAAAAAGCTTGTCAAGCGTCTCAGCTGAAGTAAAAGTATGCGCGTTGCTCCAGTTTGGTTTTACTACGAAAACCACGCTTTTGACATCAAGTTCTCTAAGGAAGTGATAAAAGTCTTTTTTACTTCTGAGCTTACCGACCACAACCATAGAGTAGCATCTCTACAAGACTACGACTACAGAATATCCAGATTTATTAAAATAGTGTTTCATTTCTCTAGAAATCCCTACTTACATTTGGAACCTATCAAGCTCCCGTTCAGAGCTCATAGTGGAGAATCAAGCCACGCACAAACATTCAAGCTTCTTCCACATTATTGGAACATCTAACATTGAGTCAAGCACACTTTTTCTTTTTAAAGAACAACCAATTCTTTTTACCCTTAAATCTAAGGAGAAAATAGATTCCATTCAGCTTTTCGCCATGAATGTCAACAACTATTTTGTTATCCTTCCGTTCCAGAAGCGTGTAGCTCCCGCTATCCCAGATTTCCACCGTACCAGCACCGTACTCACCTTCGGGTATTTCACCTTCAAAACTAGCGTATTCAATAGGGTGGTCATCCACCTCCACAGCAAGCCTCTTGATTCTTGGCTGGGTTGGAGGAACCTTTGGAACCGCCCAACTCTTCAGGACACCGCCCATTTCTAATCTCAAGTCATAGTGAAGATGGGTTGCATCGTGCTTTTGAATCACATATATGTTCCCTTCATCTAACTTCTCCTCACCTGTTGGCTCATTTGTCTTACTCAAATCTCTCTTCTTCCTACACTTCTTAAGCCCCTAGCTGCCATCACTTGCTTATTAGACACCCACTTCCTCTGCAACTTCATACAAGTCAAGGGAAACAAGCTTGACCTTTGTGGGGACACCATTCGATGACCATCCTCGAACTTGATAGTAGTCATCAAGCATCCTTTCAAACTCGCTTCTTTTGATTCTACTGCCTTTAGAAATCCCTTTGGGAATCGGATCTTCAAACACTCGAGCAGGCAGAGAGTCAGCCTTTCTGTCAAGCCCTCCTCTGGCGTTGAAAGCTCGCTGCAGGTTATATACTCTCTCACCAATCGCAAAGAGATCAGTTACACTCAGTTTCATTCCAGTAACTGCCTTAATCATTTCAGGATAAGCCTCAGCGAAGAACATGTGTCTAGTGAACTTGCAGACTCCAACAATATCATAAAGGGTCATCAAGTCCTCGTGAACCTTTATTTCATAACCCTTGTTCTCAGCTGAAAACCGGTCTATACCAGAGAATTTCCACCATTTTCCAACAAGCTCCGTTCCATAAACCACTGCTGTCAAGTGGTCACCGCCGCGGACAGCGACTGCCAATGCTAAGCCCATTCCCTTGATTCCTCTGATGTCATAGGCGGGCAATTCAAGTCCTTTTGAATGGATGGCGAAGTGACTGGAGCCTTTGCCCAGCTTTTCACTGGCAGCCTTTACGCCATCCGATAAAAGTGCGCCAACTTTCCCTTCTCGATGAGCCATCTTCCCCAAAACTTCGAGCGTCGCGTCTACATTTCCGAATTTTAACTCAACGCCGTCCAAATCTTCCCTGGTAAGCAACCCTCTCTCGGAAGCTTCCATGGCCCACGAAACAGTAAGTCCTGCAGAGATAGCGTCCAATCCGTAAAGGTCGCACATCATCTGGATGTGACACAGTGCCTCAAAATCATCAATTTCAAGGTTTGCCCCTAGAGAATAAATTGTTTCATATTCCGGACCGTCAAGTTCAGTCCCTGCGTATTTGCCTTCATTGATTCTAACGATCCTGCCACACGGCTTGGTGCAGTTTGGGCAACCTTTGTTTCTGACTGTGTATTTTGGCGACCAATAATAGGGATCCAAATGGCTCAAATCTCCTTCTTTGAGGTTGTCGAAAGACTTTTGGAAGTAGCCTTGTTGCCAGTTGCGACTCGGATGAACTCCTTTGTCTTTATTCATCCAAGCATAGAACTCTCCTGTTCCGTACTTCATGTCCAGTTGCGAGCTAGGGTTTTCTCTAATACTCTTAGTCCATTTAATAACTAAATCACGCAAAGCTTGAGCGTCAGCATATTCAATGTTAGAAGTGCCTTTCACAGCAAGTGCCTTCAATTTTTTGGAACCCATAACGGCGCCAACACCCGTTCGTGCAGCCTGTCGCTCATCGCAGTCAATTCCAGCTATTCTCGAAAGAGTTTCACCAGCTGGCCCAATCACGGCAGTTGAAAAACCTTCATAGCGCTTCTTCAACAGAGCGGCAGTTTCACGCACGTTCTTGCCCCAAAGCTCCCCCGCACCATCCACCTTTACTACGTCATCAGCGATAACCAAGACAATAGGGTTCGAGCTTTTTCCTTGTATTACTAGAAGGTCATATCCAGCCTTTTTCAATGCAGGTCCAATTGATGCACCCGCGGCTGCCTTTCCAAAGCCACCTGTTAGAGGAGATTTCGCTAAGAAAAGTGTTTTCGAAGCAGTCGGGATACCGGTCCCTGTCAGAAGCCCTGGTGCAATGATTAGCTTATTATCTGCGCCAAGAGCATCTAAGCCCTTTTTTGTTTCCTTGAAAAGCAAGGTGCTTGCAAAGCCCATTCCACCTAAAAATTTGCGCGGCCATTCGGGTGGCAGTGTTTCTGCCTTAAAAGCGTTGGTAGATAGGTCTACTCTCAATATTTTGCCTGCATATCCTTTCAATTTCTCCACCAATGCCTCCTAGATAGCGTCGAATCATGATTAAGGTTTTCTGTAAAACTTGAAAAAAGCAAATATATAATGGCACTTGGATAGTAGTGAAAGAATTAGGAGGAATTGTGAAGGATGCCTATCGACCCCGACTTTATGAAGAAATCGAAAGTGGACACCCATAACGGTCATGACGTGAGAGGAGAAGTGAACCCTCCGAAGAAACTTGGCATTCATGGAACTCAAGTGGCCGTAGACCAAGACCTATGTAATGGAGATGCCATTTGCGTCTCAGTTTGCCCCGTTTCAGTTTTTGAAATGATCGATACGCCTGGGCATCCTGTTTCGGAACAAAAATCAGACCCAGTGAACGAGCCTGAATGCATCTTCTGCGGAGCTTGCGAAGTCAATTGTCCAACTCGAGCGATTAAGATAACAGAATCATAGCGGCCCCGTTTCTACAGCTTCGCCCATTCCTTGGAGGAGAGATAAAGGCAGTCTGCAAAATGAAAGATAAGGAACTAGTTCAAAAAATCATCCAACTTCTAGCAGAGGAACACCCAGATGCGAAAATAGCGCTTCATTACAGCAACCCGTTGGAGCTTCTAGTTGCAACAATACTTTCAGCTCAATCAACCGATAAGATAGTCAACGAGGTCACGAAGACCTTGTTTAAAAAATATAGGAAAGCGGATGATTATGCAAATGCAGACCTTAAGGAACTAGAAAAGGACATAAAATCTACTGGCTTTTATCGAAACAAAGCTAAATACTTGAAGAAGATGGGGCATATGCTTGTGGAAAAGTTCTGGTCAAAAGTGCCGAAGACAATGGATGAATTGACTACACTGCCTGGAGTGGCTAGAAAAACTGCAAACATTGTATTGTCTAACGCCTTCCAAGTTGTTGAAGGAATCGCCGTTGACACGCATGTTCGAAGACTCTCCCAAAGATTAGGATTGAGTGAGAATAAGGACCCTAACAAGATAGAAAGGGATTTGATGAAGCTTGTTCCCAAGGAACAATGGGCGAAACTTAATGATTTGCTCATATTTCATGGCAGACGAGTTTGCACCGCCAAGAAGCCTAACTGCGGGGAATGTACAGTAGATAAGCTATGCCCTTCAGCTTTCACATTTGAATTATCATCCTAATCTTGGGAGATTCGTTGGCAACTGCTACAGCTGTTTCAAGAGATTTCGGCCTGAGCCTCTGCAACTGCACCGTAAGCTCTAGTCCATTTCTCCAAGGATCTACACTCCAGATGAGCTTTAAGATGCCCCGCAAGAATGTGCAAACCAAGAATCTTGAAGTTTGATTTTAGAAGGTTTCTTAGGGAGAGAGCAGACGCTCTCAAAGTACTTGATTGAGTCGCATTACAGAATGGGAAGCTCAGTGAGAGACATAGACGCTGAAAAACCCGGAAAAGAGAAAAGATTGAACATGGAAATGAAAACAAGCAGATTAGAGAACGCGTGCTTAACTGGCCCCATGTATTTTCATGTATGTGTGCCAGCAGGTATTAAGTGTGGCTACACCATTCCGTCAGACTGCGTTGGGGAACTTTGCTAACTCTCGACTTCGTCTTGCGCTCTTCAAAGAGAATAAGTTGACCATAGACCCCATCATAGCCAGGGATGACTTGGGCTCTTCCTTTTCTAACCATAACAACCGCCTCAGCGATTTTTGGGTCAACAACCTTGGACAGTTCTTCTGCAGAAGCGTCAATCAGCACATTATATTCGCTGCCAAACTTGGCCATCAGGCTATTGAAGACGCTCCAGACGTTTTGCACGCTAGGAGATGACGCGTTCAAAACTGTTGCAATGATTTCTGACAGTGGCAGTAGATGCATGTAGCCGATAGCGTTTTGCGGCTTGAAACTTGCTGGTCTGTCCGCTAACTCTTCAACTCTTTGTTCCACGCCCTTCGTTAGTTTATTACGACACATTGGGCAAAGATTACCAAACTTTATTGCTTCTTGCGGCGGCATAGAGACATTGCAGCTTCTATGTCCAGACCAATGATATTTGCCATAGGCTGGGTTTGTTTCGATGGTGAACTTGAACCGTTCTGGGTCTTTCTTGCGAATTACGTCCACAACTTCGTCATATGTGAGCTGTTCGAGGTCTAAAACGTTGGCTTCTCGTCCAATTCTCCAAGGCCAGCAACTGTGGCTGTCGCTGTTTGATACTAGGGTAAACTTGTCTAAGGCACTTATCCGCCAATTCATAGGTGGGTCGGAAGACAAGCCGGTTTCTAAGGCGTGAATGTGTTTTGTCATGTCTTGATAGCAATCTTCTATTTTGTCGAAGCCACTGAAGGCACCGAAAAGGCTGAACCACGGGGTCCAAGCATGAGCGGGTATCACTTCGTTATTTGAGGAAACAGACATGACTTCCTCCACCAGCTGCGACGCAGACATTTCAAGCGTAGGTCTTCCATCAAGGCTCAAGTCGCCATACTGTGCTAGTCGATCGTTGACTTGTATCGCCGTCTCGAAGTTGGGCGTCAAAATTAGATGATGAATTTTCTTTGTTTCGCCTCTGAACATGAATATTGTGCTTACTTCGCAGGTTATCATGAAACAGGCTGAGTTTGCGAATTTGGATGACTTGAAAAGCCCCTTGCCTGGCGCTTTAACTAGATCTTCTTGCAGCTCTTTCATCCATTTGGGATGCGTAAAATCTCCTGTGCCTACTAAGTTCAAGCCTTTTATTTTGGCAAATCGCGCAATCTCTTGGATGTTTATCCTTTTGCTTGTGGCTCTACTGAAGCGGCTGTGAATGTGTAAATCAGCTATAACCCTCAAGTTCTTTCGCCTATCCTCAAGTCCTTGAAGTCAATGACATTCTCAACTTTTCCTCTGTTTGCAACATATTTGTCAAAGAGTTCTTCCCAGTCAACCCGATATAGGGCATATATAACGAGGATCAGAAGCACAGCCATTATAAGTGCGCCTATCCAGCTTCCTGTGTCTCCGAAAAGGAAAATGAGAATGTCCCCGTAGACCTTGCCGAAGGATGCTAGGATGTAACACATGAGAAGCTTCCCTAATATGGCTGGAATGAACGCTTTGAAAAGGTTGTACTGCAGTATGCCTAGTGGAATAAAGAGCAGGTCGTCTGGAAGCGGGGTTAGTGCAAAAACAAAAATGGCAGCGGGACTGTATCTGCCAAAAAGCTTGAGGAAATAACGCATTTTTCTCTGTCTTTCTTCGCTGATTATTCTTCGTCCGTAGTATCCAAGAAAGTAACCTGAAAGTTCTCCAATAGCAGAGCCAGAGCCTCCTGCAATTGTCAGCAATATAGGGTTCCATCCAGCAGCAGCTAACCCTAAAATCACCAGCGTATAAGGGATAGGAATGATAATCGTCATAGTGCCTATCAGACTAACTAGAAAGACGCCGAAATATCCAAACTGCGATGCCACATCATACATCCAATTTAAGAAAGAGGGTGCGCGCAAATCAACGTTAGTCGACACTGCGGTTTCTGTAATTTCTACAGTGATGTCTTGGCGATACAGAATCACATGAATCTTGAGAACTATTCCAGAAGATTTGTCGTACCAACGCTTCATAATAGCTGTGGTCCAGTTGTATTCAATAACCCAGCAATCTCTTTGTTGTCCCAGAACGTTAATTTGCTCACTTCTGCTGATGACGTTAATTCCATAGAATATGTCTACAGTAGACCCGATTGTGACGTCTGTTTCAATCCAGAACGGGCATCTCTCACCAATATAGTTTGGAACTGAAGAATTAACTATTTCACGAGTAACTACATTTATCGTCCAATTGGCTTCGCCAAGTGTTATCACTGCATCTCCTTCAGTTACATTTACCCCATAAGAGGTCAAGTGTAGGTCAGCAAAATCGTCTGTAAGTTTGGTTATGCTCCAGGTCATGTACTCCGTCTGATTATGCCCGGTCCATGCGAACAACTGCTCATAAGTCATGTATGTACCAAATTTCAACCAAGATGGTTTAGCTACTTCTTGGAACCGTGTATACAAATAGACAAGTGTTAAAGACGCAATGATCAACAACACAGCAATTAACAACAGTCTCTTTCTATTCATGCTCGTAGCCTTCATCGTGTTCAAGCGTCGAAGATGGTGCAATCGTATCGTGAGAGCAAAGACACGTTGACGCCCCATTTTTTAGTTGCAGTGATTTGGGTTCGACTGCATTTAACTCTAACTATTCGAGTTGGCGTAACAATTATGTCGACGCTTTCATCATGCACCTCATAAGGCACCAATTTCACCAGTTGTGTGTCATGAACAGTTGTGACTACTGGAATATTGCCAAACCTACGTTTCAACAGTTGAAGCTCTCGGTCTCCGAAACCGCCGCCTTTTCCAAGCCTATGTCCATCCTTATTCACAGCCACGCAGCCAGTCACCACAAGGTTCGGCTTCGGAAGATTGTCGGCTTCGATTTTTCGTCCATATTTGAATGCCCCTTTTATGGTGGATGCAAAACTTTCTTTCTCCTGCACATTATCCGGAGCGACCAAAAGAAAACCATGTTTCAGTTTCGGCGAAGCCATGATTAGAAGTTTGTCTTCTCTCAGCGTGTTCTCCCTGACTTTGTGCTGTGCGAAGTCGGGGTTTGCAAAAATTATTGATGCGTTGTTCCATTCAGGTAATGACCTGACTCTGTTAGCTGCCTCTTCTGAGCCTGTAAAGTTTGGAATTCTGCCAAAGCATGGTAGTGGGAATTTCGCTATTTTCTTTTCTGTCATTTCGCGCCAGATAGTTTCTCTGAAAGCTCTTTTCTCTTCTTTCAAGCCCATTATATTTTACGCAACGAAGAACTTTGAATGTGTATTATGGAAAAAATTGGGTTGTGCTGGCCGCTTATTTCACTCTGCCTAGATTAGACCTAGCTTCTTTCCCCCTTCCTCAAACGCTTGAACTGCCTTGTCTAAATACTCTTTTGTGTGTTTAGTGCATAGTTGGACTCGAATTCTCGCCTTGCCGCGCGCCACCATTGGGAAAACAATTGGCAATGCAAAGATGCCTTTCTCCCAAATGATGTTTGCAAGCTCCTTCGCTGTTCTGCTTTCTCCACACATAACCGGTACAATTGGAGTCTCACTATTTCCCGTGTCAAAGCCGAGGTCTTGCATTGCTTTGAGGAAGTAGTTGCGGTTTTCCCAAACTTTTCTTACGTGTTCCGGCTCAGTTTCAAGAACATCGATCGCTGCGATGCATGCCGCAGCTACACCTGGCGGTACGCCTCCGCTGAGAAGCCAGCTTCTGGATTTGTTATAGGCAAAGTTTCGCAGGTCTTCGCAGCCTGTTATGTGTCCTCCTATGACGCCGAAGGCTTTGGAAAACGTTCCCATTTCAACGTGCACTTGGTCTGGGGTTAGGTTGAAGTGGCTGACGATTCCGCGGCCGCCTTCGCCGAGGACGCCTTCTCCGTGGGCATCGTCTACATAAACGCCTGCTCCGTGTTCTTCAGCGATTTTGGCAATTTCGCGGAGAGGAGCGAGGTCGCCGTCCATACTGAAGACTCCGTCAGTTAGAATCCAAATGTGCTTGTAAGGTGGTTGGTGTTTTTCAGCTTCGTCCATGGCGCGGGTCAGATCTTCAACATTTTTGTGTTTAAAGATTGCTCGGTCAGCGTGGGTCAAGCGGACACCGTCTATGATGGAGCCATGGTTAAGCTCATCAGACACGAAAAGATCACCTCTACCACATAGTTGGGGAATTAATCCTTCGTTAGCCATGAAGCCAGTCTGGTATGTTAATGAGGCGGGAGCTTTCTTGAACTTAGCTAAACGGATGTCCAATTCTTCATGTAGCGTCATGTTTCCTGCAATGGAGCGATCGCTCCCTGCACCTGCTCCATAGTTTTTGGTTGCTTCCAGCATAGCGTTGACAACTTTAGGATGTGTTGACAGGTTGAGGTAGTTGTTGGCGCAGAGCATGATGACTTCTTTGCCATCGATGGTGCAGACGGGTTCGCTGGCAGTTTGAAGCTCTTTGAGCTCCCAGTTCAAGCTTTCACTTACGAGGCGGCGGTATTCTTCGCCCATGTATTTTGTTGGATGACGTTTTAATTGCACACTGTTCACCTCAATAGACTATTTTTCTGCTTTCCTAATGCAACTAACATTCTCTTAACTTTTATCGCTCTAGGTTCCATCGATTTTTGGGAATTTAAATTATAAGTTCTTTCTGTCTCAATGCGCGCGCTTGAACATCGTTTATCATATCTCGTTGGATTTTAAAATGTTAGCAAAATTGTAACGAAAACTGATGCCCAGCCAATGCACATAGTTATTTTTTTGTTGGCTTGCTTTCTATTTCTTAATGACAGAAAGTTTTTTCACGACGGAACTGGAACATTGAGGAATCAAGAAGTGAAGCAGCAAAGCTAGGTTTTCTTTTTACGTTTTCTTGTGGTTCTTTTCTTTCGCGCTCTTTTTTTCGTTGAAGCTTTCTTCAGTTCTTCTTTTGGCTCAGTTTTTGGCTTTATTGTTGGCTCTGGCGATGATACGGGTGGTGATGGCGGAGCTACTGTTGTTGCTGACGCGAGTGTTGCCTGTTTTGGTCTTGCCATGTATCCAAGCCCTATGAAAACAACGCCGATAACGGCTAGCACATAAAGATAAAGTTCAGTTACTTCGGTTAAAGGTGCAACGTAAGCATAGATCGCTATTATGAAGCATACTATTGCTACAACATATAAAGCGTAATCGGATCTCATTCTACCTGCCTCCCAGAATATCATAGGGTTCTGTGGCAATGGTTTAAATAATTTTCTGATATTTTTCTGTCTTTTTAGAGTGTTTAGACTGTTTTTCAGAAACCTTGGCGCAGAGTAAACAGGTTACATGCTCTTGGTAAACCATTTTTCAAGTCTTGCTTGCTTTTTTAGTCTGTGAATTTCTTTCATTCTTTGAACAATCGTTTTCACCCGTTTCTGAGCGAAGTCTCGCTGATCGCAGAGAAAGTGAAAAAGCTCCTCTTCACGCAAGGGATTATAACTAAGATCGTATTCTGACGTTGTTTTTGGATGAAGATAAATTTCTCTTACTTCCTTGTACTGTGGTGGGATTTTTGACGAAAATTTGCTTGGCAGATTTTCTATTCTCCCATGTCCTTTGACAAGTTTGAGAGCTGTTTTGGGTCCTACACCTTTTATTCCTTTATTGAAATCTGTTCCAATCAGAATCGCCAGGTCAACAAGTTGCTGACGTGTTATTTCATGATGCGAAAGA
Proteins encoded in this region:
- a CDS encoding VTT domain-containing protein, encoding MNRKRLLLIAVLLIIASLTLVYLYTRFQEVAKPSWLKFGTYMTYEQLFAWTGHNQTEYMTWSITKLTDDFADLHLTSYGVNVTEGDAVITLGEANWTINVVTREIVNSSVPNYIGERCPFWIETDVTIGSTVDIFYGINVISRSEQINVLGQQRDCWVIEYNWTTAIMKRWYDKSSGIVLKIHVILYRQDITVEITETAVSTNVDLRAPSFLNWMYDVASQFGYFGVFLVSLIGTMTIIIPIPYTLVILGLAAAGWNPILLTIAGGSGSAIGELSGYFLGYYGRRIISEERQRKMRYFLKLFGRYSPAAIFVFALTPLPDDLLFIPLGILQYNLFKAFIPAILGKLLMCYILASFGKVYGDILIFLFGDTGSWIGALIMAVLLILVIYALYRVDWEELFDKYVANRGKVENVIDFKDLRIGERT
- a CDS encoding aminotransferase class I/II-fold pyridoxal phosphate-dependent enzyme, with the protein product MQLKRHPTKYMGEEYRRLVSESLNWELKELQTASEPVCTIDGKEVIMLCANNYLNLSTHPKVVNAMLEATKNYGAGAGSDRSIAGNMTLHEELDIRLAKFKKAPASLTYQTGFMANEGLIPQLCGRGDLFVSDELNHGSIIDGVRLTHADRAIFKHKNVEDLTRAMDEAEKHQPPYKHIWILTDGVFSMDGDLAPLREIAKIAEEHGAGVYVDDAHGEGVLGEGGRGIVSHFNLTPDQVHVEMGTFSKAFGVIGGHITGCEDLRNFAYNKSRSWLLSGGVPPGVAAACIAAIDVLETEPEHVRKVWENRNYFLKAMQDLGFDTGNSETPIVPVMCGESRTAKELANIIWEKGIFALPIVFPMVARGKARIRVQLCTKHTKEYLDKAVQAFEEGGKKLGLI
- the nth gene encoding endonuclease III → MKDKELVQKIIQLLAEEHPDAKIALHYSNPLELLVATILSAQSTDKIVNEVTKTLFKKYRKADDYANADLKELEKDIKSTGFYRNKAKYLKKMGHMLVEKFWSKVPKTMDELTTLPGVARKTANIVLSNAFQVVEGIAVDTHVRRLSQRLGLSENKDPNKIERDLMKLVPKEQWAKLNDLLIFHGRRVCTAKKPNCGECTVDKLCPSAFTFELSS
- a CDS encoding 4Fe-4S binding protein, coding for MPIDPDFMKKSKVDTHNGHDVRGEVNPPKKLGIHGTQVAVDQDLCNGDAICVSVCPVSVFEMIDTPGHPVSEQKSDPVNEPECIFCGACEVNCPTRAIKITES
- a CDS encoding 5-formyltetrahydrofolate cyclo-ligase — translated: MGLKEEKRAFRETIWREMTEKKIAKFPLPCFGRIPNFTGSEEAANRVRSLPEWNNASIIFANPDFAQHKVRENTLREDKLLIMASPKLKHGFLLVAPDNVQEKESFASTIKGAFKYGRKIEADNLPKPNLVVTGCVAVNKDGHRLGKGGGFGDRELQLLKRRFGNIPVVTTVHDTQLVKLVPYEVHDESVDIIVTPTRIVRVKCSRTQITATKKWGVNVSLLSRYDCTIFDA
- a CDS encoding endonuclease Q family protein; protein product: MRVIADLHIHSRFSRATSKRINIQEIARFAKIKGLNLVGTGDFTHPKWMKELQEDLVKAPGKGLFKSSKFANSACFMITCEVSTIFMFRGETKKIHHLILTPNFETAIQVNDRLAQYGDLSLDGRPTLEMSASQLVEEVMSVSSNNEVIPAHAWTPWFSLFGAFSGFDKIEDCYQDMTKHIHALETGLSSDPPMNWRISALDKFTLVSNSDSHSCWPWRIGREANVLDLEQLTYDEVVDVIRKKDPERFKFTIETNPAYGKYHWSGHRSCNVSMPPQEAIKFGNLCPMCRNKLTKGVEQRVEELADRPASFKPQNAIGYMHLLPLSEIIATVLNASSPSVQNVWSVFNSLMAKFGSEYNVLIDASAEELSKVVDPKIAEAVVMVRKGRAQVIPGYDGVYGQLILFEERKTKSRVSKVPQRSLTEWCSHT
- a CDS encoding aldehyde ferredoxin oxidoreductase family protein, coding for MKGYAGKILRVDLSTNAFKAETLPPEWPRKFLGGMGFASTLLFKETKKGLDALGADNKLIIAPGLLTGTGIPTASKTLFLAKSPLTGGFGKAAAGASIGPALKKAGYDLLVIQGKSSNPIVLVIADDVVKVDGAGELWGKNVRETAALLKKRYEGFSTAVIGPAGETLSRIAGIDCDERQAARTGVGAVMGSKKLKALAVKGTSNIEYADAQALRDLVIKWTKSIRENPSSQLDMKYGTGEFYAWMNKDKGVHPSRNWQQGYFQKSFDNLKEGDLSHLDPYYWSPKYTVRNKGCPNCTKPCGRIVRINEGKYAGTELDGPEYETIYSLGANLEIDDFEALCHIQMMCDLYGLDAISAGLTVSWAMEASERGLLTREDLDGVELKFGNVDATLEVLGKMAHREGKVGALLSDGVKAASEKLGKGSSHFAIHSKGLELPAYDIRGIKGMGLALAVAVRGGDHLTAVVYGTELVGKWWKFSGIDRFSAENKGYEIKVHEDLMTLYDIVGVCKFTRHMFFAEAYPEMIKAVTGMKLSVTDLFAIGERVYNLQRAFNARGGLDRKADSLPARVFEDPIPKGISKGSRIKRSEFERMLDDYYQVRGWSSNGVPTKVKLVSLDLYEVAEEVGV